The sequence below is a genomic window from Variovorax paradoxus B4.
AACAGCAAGTCACCTTAGCCACCCTGCACTTGAAGGCTGCGCATCGTGCGCCCCATCGCCAGGCGCCCGAACGCGACCAGCGCGACGATCCAGAAGCACTGCAGCCCCAGTCCGCGCAGCGCATGCCAGCCGCTCAGTTGCCCGAAGTAAAGCCGTGCCGGAATGTCGAACAGCCCCGCCAGCGGCTGCACCAGCAACGCGGCCTGCCAGGCGTCGGGCAGCAGCGCCAGCGGCAGCAGGTTGCCCGAAAACACGATGACCACGGGTGTCGCCACCGCACTGATGCCGCGCTCGTTGAGCGCCGCCGTGGCCGCCACGTTGAGCAGCATCACCATCGCGGTCGACAGCAGCAGCGCGAGCACCACCGACAGCAAAAACGCCACGCCGGCCACCGCGTTCGCGGGCGGTTGCCAGGCCCACTCGCCCAGCCCCGCCAGCGGCAGCACGACCGCCGCGAAGGCCGCCATCAGCGCCATGCGCGGCAACAGCCGGGCCGCGATCCAGCCGGCGCTGCGCGCGAACCACAGCGCATACGCATCCACCGGCCGCAACCGGTCGTAGGCCACCGCGCCGGTGCGCACGGCCTGCGCCACCTCCGGGTCGCCGAGCCAGGGCAGCAGCACCAGCAGGCCTTGCGCGAGCCAGGTGTAGCTGATGGCCTGGGCGAGCGACATCGACGACGCCGCACCCGCGATGGCGCTGCCGCCATAGAACGCCGCGAACACCATCACCTTGATGCCGCCCCACCAGCACTGCGTCGCAAAGCCGGCGAGCGCCGCCGTGCGGTACTGCAGCATCTGCAGGAAGCGCGATACAAAGGCCGCGGCATAGGGGCGCAGCAGATCGCGCGGGCTCACGCTTCGGCCGCTCCATGCATGGCATAGAAGCGCGCGATCACGGCCTCGATGGCCATGCCCTCGAGGCGGATGTCTTCCACCGCGTGCTCGGCCGCGATGCGCGCGATCAGCGCGGGCGCGGAAGTCAGCGCGGGATCGAAATCGAGCACCAGCGTCTGGCCGTCCCGCGCGTGCACCGTGGCACCGGGCACCTGCCCGGGCAATGCGGCGTCCTGCGCAAAGTCGACCACCAGCCGGCGCTCGGCCATCACCTGCGCGCGCAGCGCCTCGACCGGGCTGTCGGCCAGCACGCGGCCGTGGCCGATGACGATCACGCGCTGGGCCAGCGCCTCGATGTCGTGCATGTCGTGCGTGGTCAGCAGCACGGTGGTGCCGCGCTCGCGGTTGGCGCGCCGCACGAAGTCGCGCACCGCGAGCTTCGAGGGCGCGTCAAGGCCGATGGTCGGCTCGTCGAGAAACAGGATGTCCGGCTCGTGCAGCAGCGCCGCCGCGATCTCGGCACGCATGCGCTGGCCCAGCGAGAGCTGGCGCACCGGCTGGCCGAGCACGCGCTCCAGGTGCAGCAGCGCGACCAGTTCGTCGCGCGTGCGCCGATAGCGCACCGGATCGACACGGTAGATGTCGCGCAGCAGGTCGAAACCGTCGCCCACCGGCAGGTCCCACCACAGCTGCGTGCGCTGCCCGAAGACCACGCCGATGCGCGCCACGTGGCGCTCGCGGTCCGCGAAGGGATCGCGCCCGTCGATCTCCACGCGCCCGCCGTCGGGCCGCAGGATGCCCGCGAGGATCTTGATGGTGGTCGACTTGCCCGCGCCGTTCGGCCCGATGAAGCCCAGCAGCTCGCCGCGCTCGAGCGAGAACGACACGCCCGACAGCGCCTCCACCGTGCGGTGGCGACGCTGCAGCAGCCCGCGCAGCGCCCCCATCACGCCCGGGTCGCGCTCGGAGATGCGGTAGGTCTTGAGGAGTTGGTCGACGAGGATGTGGGGCATGGAAAGCGCCGCGCCGGCATGGAATGCGCGGCGGGGGCGGGATGCTACACGAAACCGCCGGTACGATCACGGGCTCTCCAGAGATTGCCCGCCCGCCATGCCTTCGTCGCCTTCCCTGCCTCCCTCGCCCACCCATCTGCTGCCACTGGACCGCTGGGCCGCGCCCACGCGCAGCGCGCTCGTGGGCGTGTTCACCGACATCGACGACACGCTCACCACCGAGGGCGCGATCACGCCCGACGCGCTGCAGGCGCTCGGCGACCTCAAGGCCGCAGGCCTCGCCATCGTGGCGATCACGGGCCGGCCCGTGGGCTGGAGCCTGCCCTTCGTCAACACCTGGCCGGTCGATGCGATCGTGGCGGAGAACGGCGCGGTGGCGCTGCTGCCCACGGCCGATGGAACGATCGAGAAGCGCTACATGCAGGATGCGCCCACGCGCACCGCCAACTTCGAGCGCATGCAGGCCGTGCTGGTGCGCATCGAACGCGAGATTCCGGGCGCGCAGCGCGCCACCGATTCGCCGGGCCGCGAGACCGACATTGCCATCGACCACAGCGAGTTCGTGCAGCTGAGCGAAGAGACCATCGCCCACGTCGTCGCGCTGATGCGCAGCGAAGGCATGCACGCCACCGTGAGCAGCATCCACATCAACGGCTGGTATGGCGACAACGACAAGCTCGAGGGCGCGAGCTGGATCGTGCACGAACTCTGGGGCCGCGCGCTCGACGACGAACTCGACCGCTGGGCCTATGTGGGCGACTCCACCAACGACCAGCTGATGTTCCGCACCTTCGCGAGCAGCATCGGCGTGGCGAACGTCGCGCGCTTCGTGCCGCAGCTGGAGCACCTGCCGCGCTATGTGGCAGAGGGCGAGCGCGGCGCGGGTTTTGCCGAGGCGGCGCGCGCGATTCTCTCGGCTCGCGCTACCCGCTGACCGGCCGCCGCGCGCCCTCCCGCAAGCCGGCTCACTTGTCCTTCGCCAGCCCCAGCTTGTCGATCACCGCCTTCTCGCGCAACACCGTGTCCTGCGCGAACTTGGTGTAGGTCGCCGAGCTCATGTAGTTCGGCAGCATGTCGTAGCGGCCGAGCGACGCCACATAGCTCGGCTCTTCCATCGCCTGCTTGAACGCGTCGTGCAGCTTCTTCACCACCTCGGGCGGCGTGCCCTTGGGGGCGCCGATGCCGAAGGGCGAGTTCTGCACGATGTCGTAGCCCAGCTCCTTCAGCGTCGGCGCGTCGGGGAACTTGGCCAGGCGCTTCTCGCCCCAGGTGTTCAGCACGCGCAGCTTGCCGGCCTCGACCTGCGGTGCAAAACCGGTGCTGTCGGCGGCCGCCATCAGCTGGCCGCTGAGCACGGCGAGCATCAGGTCGGCGCTGCCCTTGTAGGGCACGTGCTGCAGCTGGATGCCGGCCTTCTGCGCCACGATCTCGGTCGTGAGGTGCGGACTCGTCAGGTTGCCGGTGGAACCATAGGTGAGCTTGCCGGGGTTGGCCTTGGCGTAGGCGACGAAGTCGGCCCAGGTCTTGAACGGGCTGTCGGCCGGCACCACGATGCCGAAGGCGTAGCCCGTGACGTTCAGCACGTAGCTGATGTCCTTGAGCGGATCCCAGTTGATCTTGGTGGTGTAGCCGAGGCGGAACACGCCGAGCGGGATCTGCGCGACGGTGTAGCCGTCGGGCTGCGAGGTCTGCAGCGCCTGCGCGGGCAAGGTGCCGCCGGCGCCGGGCTTGTTGTCGACGATGACGGGCTGGCCGAGGATCTTGCTCGCGTTGTCTGCCAGCTGGCGCATCGTGATGTCGGTGGGCCCGCCCGCGGGGAACGCGATGATCAGCTTGATCGGCTTGGCGGGAAAGGCCTGCGCGAGCGCCGCCAGCGGAGAAAGAAGAAGCCCGCAGGCTGCGGCGAGCGTGGCGGCACGGAAAAGCGATCGGCGGGACATGGTGACGGGTTCCTGAAACGGGAAAAAAGCAAAAGGGCGCATTGGGCCCTGCCTTTTGCGCGGCGGCAATCGGTGCTCACCCGACTGCTGTCGCCTGCGGCTCAGCCCGCGGCCTGCTGCTCGAATCCCTGCAGCACGTTGGCGGCATTGACACCCACCTCGGCCACCGCATAGCCGCCCTCGAAAACGAACACCGTGGGCAGGCCGGCGCGCGCCAGGTCTTCGCCCATGCGCAGGTAGTCGTCGCTCTTGAGCCGGAAACCCGCGACCGGGTCGCCTTCGAAGGTGTCGACGCCGAGCGACACCACCAGCGCGCCTGCGCGCACCGCGGCAATGCCGTCGAGCGCTGTCTTCAGCGCCGCGCGCCAGGCGGCGAAGTCGGTGCCGCGCGCGAGCGGCAGGTTATGGTTGAAGCCGAGCCCGGCGCCCGCGCCGCGCTCGTCGGCATGGCCCAGGTAGTAGGGATAGTCCGTGAGCGGATCGCCATGCAGGCTTGCGAAATGCACGTCGCTGCGCTCGTAGAAGATGGCCTGCGTGCCGTTGCCGTGGTGGTAGTCCACGTCCAGCACCGCCACGCGCTCCACGCCCGCATCGCGCAGCGCCTGCGCGGCCACCGCGGCGTTGTTGACGAAGCAGTAGCCGCCGAAGAAATCGGTGCCCGCATGGTGGCCGGGCGGCCGCGTGAGCGCGAAGGCGGCGCGCTGTCCGGCGACGACGCGCTGCGCCGCGGTCCAGGCGCAGGCGGCGCCGTGGCGCGCGGCGGCCCAGCTGCCGGCCATCAGCGGCGTGCCCGCGTCGAACGAGAACAGCCCCATGCGCGCAGGAAAACTCCGGGGCAATACGTCGGTGCGCATGCCGCGCGTGGGCCAGTACGAAGGCAGGGCATCGCGCGACGCGTTGGACGGATCGAGCGCCACCCATTCGTCCCAGGCATGGGCGATGAAGTCCAGGTAGCGCGGTGCGTGCACCCTGGCCAGCAGCGCCCCGTCGAAGGCATCGGGCGCCTGCAGCGGGCCCAGGCCGCGGCGCTCCAGTTCATGTTTCACATGGTCGACGCGGGCAGGCACCTCGAAGCACGGCACCAGTTCCCCGCGGAACATCTCGACTTTGCCCTGGTGCAGTGCGTGCTGGTCGTTGTAGATGGTGAGCATGCCGCCCATCATGCCGCACGCCGCAGCACCGCCCGGCGCCGGCCGGAGGCGGTGAGTCCGAACAGGTCCTTCGGATCGTCGAGCTCGGGCACCAGCGCGATCTGCTGGCCGATGCCGCGCTCGAGCGATAGCTGGTGGATGTAGCGCAGCGCCGTGTAGTCCTCCAGCGCGAAGCCGACCGAGTCGAACACCGTGACCTGGTCGGCGCTCTCGCGCCCGGGCACGCTGCCGAGCAGCACCTTCCAGAGTTCGTGCACCGGAAAGTCGGCCGGCAGCTGCTGGATCTCGCCCTCGATGCGGGTCTGGGGTTCGTACTCGACGAACACGCGGGCAAGGCGCAGCACGTCGGGATGCAACTCGGTCTTGCCGGGGGAGTCGCCGCCGACCGCGTTGATGTGCATGCCCGGCTCGATCATCTCGGGCGCGAGCACGACCGCGTGGCCCTGGTGGGCCGTGACCATGGTCACGATGTCGGCGCCGCGCACGGCCGCGGCGACGGAAGGCGCGCGCACCACCTCGAGCGGCGTGCAGGCCGACAGATGGCGCACCAGCTTGTCAGTGGCATGCGGATCGATGTCGAACACGCGCACTTCCTCGATGCCCAGCAACGCATGGAAAGCCAGGGCCTGGAACTCGCTCTGCGAGCCGTTGCCGATCAGCGCCATGCTGCGCGAGGCG
It includes:
- a CDS encoding tripartite tricarboxylate transporter substrate binding protein — its product is MSRRSLFRAATLAAACGLLLSPLAALAQAFPAKPIKLIIAFPAGGPTDITMRQLADNASKILGQPVIVDNKPGAGGTLPAQALQTSQPDGYTVAQIPLGVFRLGYTTKINWDPLKDISYVLNVTGYAFGIVVPADSPFKTWADFVAYAKANPGKLTYGSTGNLTSPHLTTEIVAQKAGIQLQHVPYKGSADLMLAVLSGQLMAAADSTGFAPQVEAGKLRVLNTWGEKRLAKFPDAPTLKELGYDIVQNSPFGIGAPKGTPPEVVKKLHDAFKQAMEEPSYVASLGRYDMLPNYMSSATYTKFAQDTVLREKAVIDKLGLAKDK
- a CDS encoding ornithine cyclodeaminase, with protein sequence MTRFIDVHSLVRLVDETGVPEFLKALADALRDDFMRWREFDKKARVASHSHLGVIELMPVADDGAYAFKYVNGHPHNTALGLPTVMAFGVLAEVDTGYPVLLSELTLTTALRTAATSAMAAQALARPASRSMALIGNGSQSEFQALAFHALLGIEEVRVFDIDPHATDKLVRHLSACTPLEVVRAPSVAAAVRGADIVTMVTAHQGHAVVLAPEMIEPGMHINAVGGDSPGKTELHPDVLRLARVFVEYEPQTRIEGEIQQLPADFPVHELWKVLLGSVPGRESADQVTVFDSVGFALEDYTALRYIHQLSLERGIGQQIALVPELDDPKDLFGLTASGRRRAVLRRAA
- a CDS encoding ATP-binding cassette domain-containing protein, whose translation is MPHILVDQLLKTYRISERDPGVMGALRGLLQRRHRTVEALSGVSFSLERGELLGFIGPNGAGKSTTIKILAGILRPDGGRVEIDGRDPFADRERHVARIGVVFGQRTQLWWDLPVGDGFDLLRDIYRVDPVRYRRTRDELVALLHLERVLGQPVRQLSLGQRMRAEIAAALLHEPDILFLDEPTIGLDAPSKLAVRDFVRRANRERGTTVLLTTHDMHDIEALAQRVIVIGHGRVLADSPVEALRAQVMAERRLVVDFAQDAALPGQVPGATVHARDGQTLVLDFDPALTSAPALIARIAAEHAVEDIRLEGMAIEAVIARFYAMHGAAEA
- a CDS encoding ABC transporter permease, coding for MSPRDLLRPYAAAFVSRFLQMLQYRTAALAGFATQCWWGGIKVMVFAAFYGGSAIAGAASSMSLAQAISYTWLAQGLLVLLPWLGDPEVAQAVRTGAVAYDRLRPVDAYALWFARSAGWIAARLLPRMALMAAFAAVVLPLAGLGEWAWQPPANAVAGVAFLLSVVLALLLSTAMVMLLNVAATAALNERGISAVATPVVIVFSGNLLPLALLPDAWQAALLVQPLAGLFDIPARLYFGQLSGWHALRGLGLQCFWIVALVAFGRLAMGRTMRSLQVQGG
- a CDS encoding HAD-IIB family hydrolase, which translates into the protein MPSSPSLPPSPTHLLPLDRWAAPTRSALVGVFTDIDDTLTTEGAITPDALQALGDLKAAGLAIVAITGRPVGWSLPFVNTWPVDAIVAENGAVALLPTADGTIEKRYMQDAPTRTANFERMQAVLVRIEREIPGAQRATDSPGRETDIAIDHSEFVQLSEETIAHVVALMRSEGMHATVSSIHINGWYGDNDKLEGASWIVHELWGRALDDELDRWAYVGDSTNDQLMFRTFASSIGVANVARFVPQLEHLPRYVAEGERGAGFAEAARAILSARATR
- a CDS encoding histone deacetylase family protein, with amino-acid sequence MLTIYNDQHALHQGKVEMFRGELVPCFEVPARVDHVKHELERRGLGPLQAPDAFDGALLARVHAPRYLDFIAHAWDEWVALDPSNASRDALPSYWPTRGMRTDVLPRSFPARMGLFSFDAGTPLMAGSWAAARHGAACAWTAAQRVVAGQRAAFALTRPPGHHAGTDFFGGYCFVNNAAVAAQALRDAGVERVAVLDVDYHHGNGTQAIFYERSDVHFASLHGDPLTDYPYYLGHADERGAGAGLGFNHNLPLARGTDFAAWRAALKTALDGIAAVRAGALVVSLGVDTFEGDPVAGFRLKSDDYLRMGEDLARAGLPTVFVFEGGYAVAEVGVNAANVLQGFEQQAAG